Proteins encoded by one window of Ovis canadensis isolate MfBH-ARS-UI-01 breed Bighorn chromosome 14, ARS-UI_OviCan_v2, whole genome shotgun sequence:
- the CIC gene encoding protein capicua homolog isoform X2, which translates to MKPMKKACTSLPGSGSSGKSPPATRAKALRRRGAGEGDKPEEEDDEAQQQQPGPEEAEEGEEEEAERGPGAEGLPQELQADDSAPGPAEEPKVEGEAGRWEPSLSRKTATFKSRAPKKKYVEEHGAGSGSSAAAGAPEERARTPEEAGALGVPPRPPTSTRSSSTDTASEHSADLEDEAAEACGLGPWPPGSTSGGYDLRQLRSQRVLARRGDGLFLPAVVRQVRRSQDLGVQFHGDRALTFYEGVPGGGVDVVLDTTPPPGALAVGTAVCTCVEPGMAAYREGVVVEVATKPAAYKVRFGPGPSSQLGPAALPQLPQPPHREPEEAVWVARSSLRLLRPPWEPEALPRKPPAGPEEEQAEPGATLPPCPAALDPKQPEDAEVSKISFGGNLGACEEGEEKHPPALGTPALLPLPPQLLSPPPKSPAFAGPGRPGEQPSPCQEGSQGGSRSSSVASLEKGAAPAARARTPLTAAQQKYKKGDVVCTPNGIRKKFNGKQWRRLCSRDGCMKESQRRGYCSRHLSMRTKEMEGLADSGPGGAGRPAGVAAREGSTEFDWGDETSRDSEASSVAARGDSRPRLVAPADLSRFEFDECEAAVMLVSLGSSRSGTPSFSPVSTQSPFSPAPSPSPSPLFGFRPANFSPINASPVIQRTAVRSRHLSASTPKAGVLTPPDLGPHPPPPAPRERHSSGILPTFQTNLTFTVPISPGRRKTELLPHPGALGASGAAGGGAAPDFPKSDSLDSGVDSVSHTPTPSTPAGFRAVSPAVPFSRSRQPSPLLLLPPPAGLTSDPGPSVRRVPAVQRDSPVIVRNPDVPLPSKFPGEVGTGSEARAGGPGRGCRETPVPAGVASGKPGLPPPLPAPVPITVPPAAPTAVAQPMPTFGLASSPFQPVAFHPSPAALLPVLVPSSYTSHPAPKKEVIMGRPGTVWTNVEPRSVAVFPWHSLVPFLAPSQPDPSVQPSEAQQPASHPVASDQSKEPAESAAVAHEQPPGGTGNADPGRPPGATCPESPGPGPPHTSGVVEPGKGPPPTTEEEAPGPPGEPRLDSETESDHDDAFLSIMSPEIQLPLPPGKRRTQSLSALPKERDSSSEKDGRSPNKREKDHIRRPMNAFMIFSKRHRALVHQRHPNQDNRTVSKILGEWWYALGPKEKQKYHDLAFQVKEAHFKAHPDWKWCNKDRKKSSSEAKPTSLGLAGGHKEPRERSMSETGTAAAPGVSSELLSVTAQTLLSSDTKTPGSGSCGGERLHTVGGPGSARPRAFSHSGVHSLDGGEVDSQALQELTQMVSAPASYAGPKPSTQYGAPGPFAAPGEGGTLAASGRPPLLPTRASRSQRAASEDMTSDEERMVICEEEGDDDVIADDGFGTTDIDLKCKERVTDSESGDSSGEDPEGSKGFGRKVFSPVIRSSFTHCRPSLDPEPPGPPDPPAGFSKGYGPTSSASSPAASSSSAATSFPLGSGTFKAQESGQGSTAGPLRPPPPGTGGPATPSKATRFLPTDPVTFRRKRPESVGGLEPPGPSVIAVPPSVGGGVLQTLVLPSTKEEREGSGARVPSAPAPSLAYGAPATPLSRPAATMVTNVVRPVSSTPVPIASKPFPAPSRAEASPGDTAGARTEAVTGSRAPGGSPLGVSLVYSDKKSGAATSTAPHLVAGPLLGTVGKAPATVTNLLVGTPGYGAPAPPAVQFIAQGGPGSGAAAGSGASAGSGPNGPVPLGILQPGPLGKAGGITQVQYILPTLPQQLQVAPAPGTKAAAPGGPAPTTSIRFTLPPGTSTNGKVLAATAPTPGIPILQSVPSAPPPKAQSVSPVQAPPPGGSAQLLPGKVLVPLATPSMSVRGGGAGQPLPLVSPPFSVPVQNGAQPPSKIIQLTPVPVSTPSGLVPPLSPAPLPGPASQPQKVLLPSSTRITYVQSAGGHALPLGTSPASSQPGTVTSYGPTSSVALGFTSLGPSGPAFVQPLLSGQAPLLAPGQVGVSPVPSPQLPPTCAAASGPVITAFYPGSPVPTSSAPLAQPSQAPPGLVYTVATSTTPPAAPILPKGPPAPTAATPAPASPFPSATGSMTYSLVAPKAQRPTPKAPQKVKAAIASIPVGSFEAGGPGRPGPAPRQPLEPGPAREPPVSESELEGRPATPAPPLPPETWTPTARSSPPLPPPAEDQTSTKGPETMASKFPSSSSDWRVPGLGLESRGEPPTPPSPALAPAPAPGGSSGSSEGGSGRAAGDTPERKEPAGASKKVKVRPPPLKKTFDSVDKVLSEVDFEERFAELPEFRPEEVLPSPTLQSLATSPRAILGSYRKKRKNSTDLDSAPEDPTSPKRKMRRRSSCSSEPNTPKSAKCEGDIFTFDRTGTEAEDVLGELEYEKVPYSSLRRTLDQRRALVMQLFQDHGFFPSAQATAAFQARYADIFPSKVCLQLKIREVRQKIMQAATPSEQPPGAEAPLPGPPPTGTAAAPVPTPSPAGGPDPTSPGSDSGTAPAAPPLPPPPEPGPGQPGWEGPPQPSPPPSGPSTAATGR; encoded by the exons ATGAAGCCCATGAAAAAGGCGTGCACCAGCCTTCCAGGTTCTGGCAGCAGTGGCAAGTCCCCACCAGCCACCAGGGCCAAGGCCCTGAGGCggcgaggggctggggagggggacaaGCCAGAGGAGGAAGACGACGAGGCGCAGCAGCAACAGCCGGGGCCAGAAGAGGCTGAGGAGGGCgaggaggaggaagctgagcGGGGCCCGGGGGCCGAGGGCTTGCCCCAGGAGCTGCAAGCCGATGACTCGGCCCCAGGCCCAGCCGAAGAACCCAAGGTGGAGGGGGAGGCGGGCCGCTGGGAGCCATCACTCAGCCGAAAGACGGCCACGTTCAAGTCACGAGCGCCCAAGAAGAAGTATGTGGAGGAGCATGGCGCCGGCAGCGGCAGCAGTGCAGCGGCGGGTGCCCCTGAAGAGCGGGCACGGACCCCCGAGGAAGCTGGCGCCCTGGGGGTGCCTCCACGGCCACCCACCTCCACGCGCTCCTCCTCCACCGACACAGCCAGCGAGCACTCAGCCGATCTGGAGGATGAGGCGGCCGAAGCCTGTGGTCTGGGCCCCTGGCCCCCTGGCAGCACCAGCGGGGGCTACGACCTGCGGCAGCTACGGTCCCAGCGAGTCCTGGCTCGGCGCGGGGACGGCCTCTTCCTGCCGGCTGTGGTGCGCCAGGTGCGCCGAAGCCAGGACCTGGGTGTGCAGTTCCATGGGGACCGGGCCCTGACTTTCTATGAGGGGGTGCCTGGCGGGGGTGTGGATGTGGTTCTGGATACCACACCCCCACCAGGGGCGCTGGCGGTGGGCACAGCGGTCTGTACCTGCGTGGAGCCTGGCATGGCAGCCTACCGGGAGggtgtggtggtggaggtggccACCAAGCCCGCCGCCTACAAGGTCCGCTTTGGCCCTggccccagctcccagctgggCCCAGCCGCCCTGCCGCAGCTGCCTCAGCCACCACACCGGGAGCCCGAGGAGGCGGTGTGGGTGGCCCGCTCCAGCCTCCGCCTGCTGCGGCCCCCCTGGGAGCCTGAAGCCCTGCCAAGGAAGCCCCCGGCAGGCCCTGAGGAGGAGCAGGCCGAGCCCGGGGCCACCCTGCCCCCCTGCCCTGCTGCCCTGGACCCCAAGCAGCCTGAGGATGCCGAGGTCTCCAAGATAAGCTTTGGTGGCAACCTTGGGGCTTGTGAGGAGGGTGAGGAGAAGCACCCGCCCGCCCTGGGCACCCCAGCTCTGCTCCCACTGCCGCCCCAGCTCCTGTCACCAccacccaagtctcctgccttcGCAGGCCCAGGCCGCCCGGGTGAGCAGCCCTCCCCGTGCCAGGAGGGGAGCCAGGGCGGCAGCCGGAGCAGCAGCGTGGCCTCACTGGAGAAAGGGGCTGCGCCGGCCGCCCGGGCCCGCACGCCCCTGACAGCGGCCCAGCAGAAGTACAAGAAGGGTGACGTGGTCTGCACACCCAACGGAATCCGAAAGAAGTTCAACGGCAAGCAGTGGCGACGGCTGTGCTCGAGAGACGGCTGCATGAAGGAGTCACAGCGGCGGGGCTACTGCTCCCGTCACCTGTCCATGCGAACCAAGGAGATGGAGGGCCTGGCGGACAGCGGCCCAGGTGGGGCTGGGCGGCCGGCAGGCGTGGCAGCCCGCGAGGGCAGCACCGAGTTCGACTGGGGGGACGAGACATCGCGGGACAGCGAGGCCAGCAGCGTGGCAGCCCGCGGAGACTCCCGTCCACGCCTGGTGGCCCCCGCTGACCTGTCTCGCTTTGAGTTTGACGAGTGCGAGGCGGCAGTGATGCTGGTGTCCCTGGGCAGCTCTCGCTCGGGCACGCCCTCCTTCTCCCCTGTGTCTACGCAGTCACCCTTCTCGCCAGCCCCGTCGCCCTCACCATCGCCGCTGTTCGGCTTCCGCCCCGCCAACTTCAGCCCCATCAATGCCTCGCCCGTCATCCAGCGCACCGCTGTCCGCAGCCGCCACCTGAGCGCCAGCACCCCTAAGGCGGGCGTGCTGACGCCACCAGACCTGGGCCCCCACCCGCCGCCACCCGCCCCCCGAGAGCGCCATTCCTCTGGCATCCTCCCCACCTTTCAGACCAACCTgacctttactgtgcccatcagCCCTGGGCGACGGAAGACGGAGCTGCTGCCCCACCCAGGGGCATTGGGGGCCTCCGGCGCAGCGGGTGGAGGAGCCGCCCCAGACTTCCCCAAGAGTGACAGCTTAGACTCTGGCGTGGACTCGGTGTCCCACACACCTACGCCCTCCACGCCGGCCGGCTTCCGAGCCGTGTCGCCCGCCGTGCCCTTCTCCCGCTCCCGCCAGCCCTCACCTTTGCTGCTCTTGCCTCCACCTGCCGGTCTGACCTCGGACCCTGGGCCCTCCGTGCGCCGGGTGCCTGCCGTGCAGCGGGACTCGCCCGTCATCGTCCGTAACCCGGACGTGCCGCTGCCCTCCAAGTTTCCCGGGGAGGTGGGCACTGGCAGTGAGGCCCGGGCCGGAGGCCCCGGGCGGGGCTGCCGAGAGACCCCGGTGCCCGCAGGGGTGGCCagtgggaagcctggcctgcccCCACCTCTGCCGGCCCCGGTACCCATCACTGTGCCTCCAGCTGCGCCGACTGCTGTGGCCCAGCCGATGCCCACCTTCGGCCTGGCTTCCTCACCCTTCCAGCCGGTGGCCTTCCACCCCTCACCCGCTGCTCTGTTGCCTGTCCTGGTGCCCAGCAGCTATACCAGCCATCCTGCTCCCAAAAAGGAAGTCATCATGGGCCGGCCTGGGACAG TGTGGACAAATGTGGAACCTCGCTCTGTGGCCGTGTTCCCCTGGCACTCCTTAGTCCCCTTCCTGGCCCCCAGCCAGCCTGACCCCTCTGTACAGCCAAGTGAGGCCCAGCAACCTGCCAGCCACCCCGTGGCCTCCGATCAGAGCAAAG AACCTGCTGAGTCGGCAGCCGTTGCTCACGAGCAGCCACCCGGTGGGACAGGGAATGCTGACCCGGGGCGGCCCCCAGGAGCCACATGCCCTGAAAGCCCAGGGCCCGGACCCCCCCACACTTCGGGGGTGGTGGAACCTGGGAAGGGCCCCCCTCCCACCACGGAGGAGGAGGCCCCTGGACCGCCAGGAGAGCCGCGACTGGACAGCGAGACAGAGAGTGACCACGACGATGC CTTCCTCTCCATCATGTCTCCTGAGATCCAGTTGCCCCTGCCACCCGGGAAACGCCGGACCCAGTCCCTCAGCGCCCTGCCCAAGGAACGAGACTCATCTTCAGAGAAGGATGGACGCAGCCCCAACAAG CGGGAGAAGGACCATATCCGGCGGCCCATGAATGCCTTCATGATCTTCAGCAAGCGGCACCGGGCCCTGGTCCACCAGCGCCACCCCAACCAGGACAACCGGACTGTCAGTAAGATCCTGGGCGAGTGGTGGTACGCCCTGGGGCCCAAGGAGAAGCAGAAGTACCATGACCTGGCCTTCCAG GTGAAAGAGGCCCACTTTAAGGCCCACCCAGATTGGAAGTGGTGCAACAAGGACCGGAAGAAGTCCAGCTCAGAGGCCAAGCCCACGAGCCTAGGGCTGGCAGGAGGACACAAGGAGCCAAGGGAGCGGAGCATGTCGGAGACAGGCACTGCCGCTGCCCCTGGAG TGTCTTCAGAGCTCCTGTCTGTCACGGCCCAGACGCTCTTAAGCTCAGACACCAAGACTCCAGGGAGCGGCTCCTGTGGGGGAGAGCGTCTGCACACTGTTGGGGGACCTGGCTCAGCCCGGCCCCGCGCCTTCTCCCACAGTGGGGTCCACAGCCTGGATGGTGGGGAGGTAGACAGCCAGGCGTTGCAGGAACTGACTCAG atggtgtctgcccCTGCATCCTACGCTGGCCCAAAGCCCTCCACCCAGTATGGGGCTCCAGGCCCCTTTGCGGCGCCTGGGGAGGGAGGCACCCTGGCAGCCAGTGGACGGCCCCCACTGCTCCCCACCCGGGCCTCCCGCTCCCAGCGTGCAGCCAGTGAGGACATGACCAGTGATGAGGAACGTATGGTCATCTGTGAGGAGGAGGGGGACGATGATGTCATTG CTGACGACGGCTTCGGCACCACTGACATCGACCTCAAGTGCAAGGAGCGGGTGACTGACAGCGAGAGTGGAGACAGCTCTGGGGAGGACCCGGAGGGCAGCAAG GGCTTTGGCCGGAAGGTGTTCTCGCCTGTGATCCGTTCGTCCTTTACTCACTGCCGTCCGTCGCTGGACCCTGAGCCTCCAGGGCCCCCAGATCCACCTGCAGGCTTCAGCAAAGGCTACGGGCCCACCTCCTCCGCGTCCTCgcctgctgcctcctcctcctcagccgCCACCTCCTTTCCACTGGGCTCAGGGACCTTCAAGGCCCAGGAGTCAGGTCAGGGCAGCACCGCAGGCCCCCTCCGTCCCCCACCCCCTGGAACTGGGGGCCCAGCAACACCTTCCAAGGCCACCCGGTTTCTCCCCACGGATCCTGTCACCTTCCGTCGCAAGAGACCTGAAAGCGTGGGCGGCCTGGAGCCCCCAGGCCCCTCCGTCATCGCGGTGCCTCCCAGCGTGGGAGGAGGCGTCCTGCAGACACTGGTCCTGCCCTCAACCAAGGAGGAACGGGAGGGCAGTGGCGCGCGCGTGCCCTCAGCCCCAGCGCCCTCGCTGGCCTACGGGGCCCCAGCAACGCCCCTGTCCCGCCCAGCCGCCACCATGGTCACCAACGTGGTGCGGCCCGTCAGCAGCACACCTGTGCCCATTGCCTCCAAGCCCTTCCCCGCTCCCAGCCGGGCCGAAGCGTCTCCTGGTGACACAGCCGGCGCCAGGACTGAGGCGGTCACTGGGTCCCGGGCACCGGGGGGCTCCCCGCTGGGCGTCAGCTTAGTGTATTCGGACAAGAAGTCAGGAGCTGCCACCTCCACGGCCCCACACCTGGTGGCTGGGCCCCTCCTGGGCACTGTGGGGAAGGCGCCGGCCACTGTCACTAACTTGCTGGTGGGCACCCCGGGCTATGGGGCCCCAGCGCCACCTGCTGTCCAGTTCATTGCCCAGGGGGGCCCTGGCAGTGGGGCGGCTGCTGGCTCGGGGGCCAGTGCTGGGAGTGGCCCCAATGGGCCCGTGCCCCTGGGCATCCTGCAGCCGGGTCCCCTGGGCAAGGCTGGGGGCATCACCCAGGTGCAGTACATTCTGCCCACGCTGCCCCAGCAACTACAAGTGGCACCGGCCCCTGGGACCAAGGCAGCGGCGCCCGGcggccctgcccccaccaccagcATCCGTTTCACCCTCCCACCGGGCACCTCCACCAACGGCAAAGTTCTGGCTGCCACCGCACCCACTCCTGGCATCCCCATCCTGCAGTCCGTAccctccgccccgccccccaaAG CCCAGTCAGTGTCTCCTGtgcaggccccgccccctggcGGCTCAGCCCAGCTGCTGCCCGGGAAGGTACTCGTACCCTTGGCCACCCCCAGCATGTCAGTGCGGGGAGGTGGGGCCGGCCAGCCACTGCCCCTGGTGAGCCCGCCCTTCTCAGTACCTGTGCAGAACGGTGCTCAGCCACCCAGCAAG ATCATCCAGCTGACTCCGGTGCCTGTGAGCACACCCAGCGGCCTGGTGCCGCCACTCAGCCCGGCCCCACTCCCCGGCCCTGCCTCGCAGCCTCAGAAGGTCCTGCTGCCCTCCTCCACCAG AATCACCTACGTGCAGTCAGCAGGTGGGCACGCACTGCCCTTGGGCACCAGTCCTGCGTCCAGTCAGCCTGGAACAGTCACCTCGTACGGACCCACGAGCTCAGTTGCCCTGGGCTTCACCTCGCTGGGGCCCAGCGGCCCCGCCTTCGTGCAGCCCCTGCTTTCAG GCCAAGCCCCACTGCTGGCTCCTGGCCAGGTGGGCGTGTCGCCTGTCCCCAGTCCCCAGCTGCCTCCCACCTGCGCAGCCGCCAGTGGTCCCGTCATCACAGCATTTTACCCCGGCAGCCCCGTACCCACCTCCTCAGCACCTCTGGCCCAGCCATCCCAGGCTCCCCCAGGCCTGGTCTACACTGTGGCTACCAGCACCACCCCACCTGCTGCCCCCATCCTGCCCAAGGGCCCACCAGCGCCCACTGCTGCCACCCCGGCCCCTGCGAGCCCTTTCCCTAGTGCCACAG GCTCCATGACCTACAGTTTAGTGGCCCCCAAGGCCCAGCGGCCCACCCCTAAAGCCCCCCAGAAAGTAAAGGCGGCCATCGCCAGCATTCCTGTGGGCTCCTTTGAGGCTGGTGGTCCTGGGCGGCCAGGCCCTGCACCCCGGCAGCCGTTGGAGCCTGGCCCAGCCCGTGAGCCCCCAGTGTCCGAGTCAGAGCTTGAGGGGAGGCCAGCAACACCAGCCCCTCCACTGCCCCCCGAGACCTGGACTCCCACAGCCCGGAGCAGTCCCCCGCTGCCCCCACCTGCCGAGGATCAGACCAGCACCAAGGGCCCTGAGACCATG gcCAGCAAATTCCCCAGCTCGTCTTCAGACTGGCGTGTCCCTGGGCTGGGCCTGGAGAGCCGTGGGGagcctcccacccctcccagTCCAGCCCTGgctccagccccagctcctggtggcagcagcggcagcagcgagGGCGGCAGTGGGAGGGCGGCCGGGGACACCCCCGAGCGCAAGGAGCCGGCTGGTGCCAGCAAGAAGGTGAAGGTGCGGCCCCCGCCCCTGAAGAagacctttgactctgtggacaa GGTCCTGTCGGAGGTGGACTTCGAAGAGCGCTTTGCCGAGCTGCCTGAGTTCCGGCCTGAGGAGGTGCTGCCCTCGCCCACCTTGCAGTCTTTGGCCACCTCCCCCCGGGCCATCCTGGGCTCCTACCGCAAGAAGAGGAAGAATTCCACTG ACCTGGACTCGGCCCCCGAGGACCCCACCTCGCCCAAGCGCAAGATGAGGCGGCGCTCCAGCTGCAGCTCGGAGCCCAACACCCCCAAGAGTGCCAAGTGCGAGGGCGACATCTTCACCTTTGACCGCACAG GCACAGAAGCCGAAGACGTGCTCGGGGAGCTGGAGTATGAGAAAGTGCCCTACTCATCGCTGCGGCGCACCCTGGACCAGCGCCGGGCTCTGGTCATGCAGCTCTTCCAGGACCACggtttcttcccatcag CCCAGGCCACGGCAGCCTTCCAGGCCCGCTACGCGGACATCTTCCCTTCCAAGGTCTGTCTGCAGTTGAAGATCCGTGAGGTGCGCCAGAAGATCATGCAAGCGGCCACTCCCTCAGAACAGCCCCCGGGAGCTGAGGCCCCCCTCCCCGGACCGCCCCCCACTGGCACTGCTGCTGCCCCtgtccccactcccagccccgcCGGGGGCCCCGACCCCACCTCACCTGGCTCGGACTCTGGCACAGCCCCGGCTGCCCCGCCACTGCCTCCACCCCCAGAGCCGGGGCCTGgacagcctggctgggaggggccCCCCCAACCCTCACCACCCCCCTCTGGTCCCTCGACAGCTGCCACAGGCAGGTGA